A genome region from Gouania willdenowi chromosome 9, fGouWil2.1, whole genome shotgun sequence includes the following:
- the zbtb34 gene encoding zinc finger and BTB domain-containing protein 34 isoform X2, translating into MLIWKTAVKKLEKHIQEMDDGSYIEFDVPEFSNTVLTQLNELRLQGKLCDIIVHIQGQPFRAHKAVLAASSPYFRDHSALGTMSGLSISVIKSPEVFEQLLAFCYTGHMSLQLKDIISFLTAASFLQMQAIIDKCTQILESIHSKISLPVNTCSPEKEIQQSSRNGVNDSSLFLNPTQISPPYYSRQSQTGHEGKVPGRARQQLEEGQSDRGSSDGVSEHDAPMEGETEQVELIGKDGQVTDVHVKIEKTDRPSYSDSSSAGDDGYHTELVDGDQVLAVSVGSYGPVIQPASYSYSGLSSSCFVNLSNSSPSRSMLSGFRGGRARSKRPLVIPAGVLSHLKQASDDGESAVAPTELKNDVRERSLRNQWYPYNDRLICIYCGKTFNQKGSLDRHMRLHMGITPFVCKFCGKKYTRKDQLEYHIRGHTDNKPFHCQICGKCFPFQGTLNQHLRKKHMGASELNNHPDSPDRTEGNSVHKDQEDTSEGMALEAHFAAEAGANDMESSKGSPEED; encoded by the exons ATGCTAATTTGGAAGACG gcTGTCAAAAAACTGGAGAAGCATATTCAAGAAATGGACGACGGCAGCTACATCGAGTTTGATGTGCCGGAGTTCAGTAACACGGTTCTGACCCAACTCAATGAGTTGCGGCTTCAGGGGAAGTTGTGTGACATAATTGTTCACATTCAGGGGCAACCATTTCGAGCCCACAAGGCTGTGCTGGCAGCAAGTTCCCCCTACTTTCGTGACCACTCTGCTCTCGGCACCATGAGTGGCCTTTCAATCTCAGTCATCAAAAGCCCAGAGGTCTTTGAGCAGCTCCTTGCATTTTGCTACACTGGTCACATGTCTCTACAGCTCAAGGATATCATAAGCTTTCTCACTGCAGCCAGTTTTCTGCAGATGCAGGCAATCATTGACAAATGCACCCAAATCCTAGAAAGCATCCATTCCAAGATCAGCCTCCCAGTTAATACCTGCAGCCCAGAGAAGGAAATCCAGCAAAGCAGCCGCAATGGAGTTAATGACAGCAGCCTCTTTTTAAATCCTACCCAGATCTCCCCCCCTTATTACTCCCGACAGAGTCAGACAGGACACGAAGGAAAGGTCCCAGGCCGAGCACGACAGCAACTAGAGGAAGGCCAGTCGGACCGGGGCAGCAGTGATGGTGTGTCAGAACATGATGCACCTATGGAGGGAGAAACGGAGCAAGTGGAACTGATTGGCAAAGACGGTCAAGTGACGGATGTGCATGTGAAGATAGAAAAGACCGACAGGCCTTCTTACTCTGATAGTTCCTCAGCTGGTGATGATGGGTACCACACAGAGTTAGTAGATGGAGACCAGGTTCTGGCTGTAAGTGTTGGCTCCTATGGCCCTGTCATTCAACCTGCTTCCTATTCCTACTCAGGGCTGTCCTCCTCATGCTTCGTCAACCTTAGCAACTCCAGTCCTTCGCGCTCTATGCTTAGTGGCTTCAGAGGTGGACGGGCTCGGTCTAAACGCCCATTGGTTATTCCTGCAGGGGTGCTGAGTCATCTAAAACAGGCCTCAGATGATGGGGAATCAGCTGTGGCACCCACTGAGTTGAAGAATGATGTACGAGAGCGAAGCCTGCGTAACCAGTGGTACCCATATAACGACAGACTTATTTGCATTTACTGTGGAAAGACCTTCAATCAGAAAGGGAGCCTGGACCGCCACATGCGTTTACACATGGGAATCACCCCATTTGTTTGTAAGTTCTGTGGCAAGAAATACACGAGGAAAGACCAGCTGGAGTACCACATCCGTGGGCACACAGACAACAAGCCCTTCCACTGTCAGATCTGTGGCAAATGCTTCCCATTTCAGGGCACTCTTAACCAGCACCTGAGGAAGAAGCACATGGGAGCCTCCGAGCTCAACAATCATCCGGACTCCCCCGATAGGACGGAGGGAAACTCGGTTCACAAGGACCAAGAGGACACCTCTGAGGGAATGGCACTTGAGGCCCACTTTGCAGCGGAGGCGGGAGCAAATGATATGGAGAGTTCAAAAGGCAGTCCAGAAGAGGATTAA
- the zbtb34 gene encoding zinc finger and BTB domain-containing protein 34 isoform X1, which produces MSARLPFYSAVKKLEKHIQEMDDGSYIEFDVPEFSNTVLTQLNELRLQGKLCDIIVHIQGQPFRAHKAVLAASSPYFRDHSALGTMSGLSISVIKSPEVFEQLLAFCYTGHMSLQLKDIISFLTAASFLQMQAIIDKCTQILESIHSKISLPVNTCSPEKEIQQSSRNGVNDSSLFLNPTQISPPYYSRQSQTGHEGKVPGRARQQLEEGQSDRGSSDGVSEHDAPMEGETEQVELIGKDGQVTDVHVKIEKTDRPSYSDSSSAGDDGYHTELVDGDQVLAVSVGSYGPVIQPASYSYSGLSSSCFVNLSNSSPSRSMLSGFRGGRARSKRPLVIPAGVLSHLKQASDDGESAVAPTELKNDVRERSLRNQWYPYNDRLICIYCGKTFNQKGSLDRHMRLHMGITPFVCKFCGKKYTRKDQLEYHIRGHTDNKPFHCQICGKCFPFQGTLNQHLRKKHMGASELNNHPDSPDRTEGNSVHKDQEDTSEGMALEAHFAAEAGANDMESSKGSPEED; this is translated from the exons ATGTCGGCTCGCCTGCCCTTTTACAGT gcTGTCAAAAAACTGGAGAAGCATATTCAAGAAATGGACGACGGCAGCTACATCGAGTTTGATGTGCCGGAGTTCAGTAACACGGTTCTGACCCAACTCAATGAGTTGCGGCTTCAGGGGAAGTTGTGTGACATAATTGTTCACATTCAGGGGCAACCATTTCGAGCCCACAAGGCTGTGCTGGCAGCAAGTTCCCCCTACTTTCGTGACCACTCTGCTCTCGGCACCATGAGTGGCCTTTCAATCTCAGTCATCAAAAGCCCAGAGGTCTTTGAGCAGCTCCTTGCATTTTGCTACACTGGTCACATGTCTCTACAGCTCAAGGATATCATAAGCTTTCTCACTGCAGCCAGTTTTCTGCAGATGCAGGCAATCATTGACAAATGCACCCAAATCCTAGAAAGCATCCATTCCAAGATCAGCCTCCCAGTTAATACCTGCAGCCCAGAGAAGGAAATCCAGCAAAGCAGCCGCAATGGAGTTAATGACAGCAGCCTCTTTTTAAATCCTACCCAGATCTCCCCCCCTTATTACTCCCGACAGAGTCAGACAGGACACGAAGGAAAGGTCCCAGGCCGAGCACGACAGCAACTAGAGGAAGGCCAGTCGGACCGGGGCAGCAGTGATGGTGTGTCAGAACATGATGCACCTATGGAGGGAGAAACGGAGCAAGTGGAACTGATTGGCAAAGACGGTCAAGTGACGGATGTGCATGTGAAGATAGAAAAGACCGACAGGCCTTCTTACTCTGATAGTTCCTCAGCTGGTGATGATGGGTACCACACAGAGTTAGTAGATGGAGACCAGGTTCTGGCTGTAAGTGTTGGCTCCTATGGCCCTGTCATTCAACCTGCTTCCTATTCCTACTCAGGGCTGTCCTCCTCATGCTTCGTCAACCTTAGCAACTCCAGTCCTTCGCGCTCTATGCTTAGTGGCTTCAGAGGTGGACGGGCTCGGTCTAAACGCCCATTGGTTATTCCTGCAGGGGTGCTGAGTCATCTAAAACAGGCCTCAGATGATGGGGAATCAGCTGTGGCACCCACTGAGTTGAAGAATGATGTACGAGAGCGAAGCCTGCGTAACCAGTGGTACCCATATAACGACAGACTTATTTGCATTTACTGTGGAAAGACCTTCAATCAGAAAGGGAGCCTGGACCGCCACATGCGTTTACACATGGGAATCACCCCATTTGTTTGTAAGTTCTGTGGCAAGAAATACACGAGGAAAGACCAGCTGGAGTACCACATCCGTGGGCACACAGACAACAAGCCCTTCCACTGTCAGATCTGTGGCAAATGCTTCCCATTTCAGGGCACTCTTAACCAGCACCTGAGGAAGAAGCACATGGGAGCCTCCGAGCTCAACAATCATCCGGACTCCCCCGATAGGACGGAGGGAAACTCGGTTCACAAGGACCAAGAGGACACCTCTGAGGGAATGGCACTTGAGGCCCACTTTGCAGCGGAGGCGGGAGCAAATGATATGGAGAGTTCAAAAGGCAGTCCAGAAGAGGATTAA